The nucleotide window GCATGGGCTGTCCAAATGTGAAGCACTACGGCCAGCCATCTCAGAGTTGATGAAGGCAGGGAAGTTGCGTGAATACCAATCCAACAGCCATGCTGATGGAGAAAGGGCAGCAAACAAGGTTGAAAGCAGAATCCCAGCAAAAGGCACGGAACTGATCATCAGAGAAATATTGGCCATACATGGAGCCCCTTATACTGCTGTGGAGGAGGAAGTGCGCTTAAGGTCGGAAACCCGCCAAGCAGAAAAGATTCGTCGAGTATGCCAGATCACGGATAGCCCCTTGGTGGGGCAGAACTTGGCCCCCACATCGGTAATTAGTTTCTCCGCAGCAGACACCGTTGGCATCCAGTTTCCCAACCGGGATGCCTTGGTGGTGTCCACCCAAATCGCGGACGCCCTCGTGCGACGGATAATGGTTGACACCGGGAGCAGCGCCGATGTCATATTCTGGGAAGCATTTGAGCAGCTCGGATTAGACAAAACGCTCATCCATCCCAGCAGAGCCCCGTTGACGGCATTTGAAGGTTCCGAAGTATGGCCTATAGGCGAGATTTCATTACCAGTGACGACGGAAGGGAAAACTGTGGAGGTCGATTTCGTCATTGTCAAAAGGCCATCGGCCTACAATGCCATCCTAGGCAGGGATTGGCTCCATAGGATGGGAGCCGAGGCTTCAACTAGGTGTCAGGTACTCAAGTTTATTTCCGATGACGGCCAGCAGGTGATATCGGTTCGAGGCGATCAACTGCTCTCCAAGAAGTTGTATGCCATGGAAATCAAACGCTCTTCGCCGCCAAAGAAGGGTGAGGAGGATCCATCAGCATAGCAATTAACGGAGGACCTGCCAGAAGATGAGGAGCTTGAACCCGAACCAGCGACCACTGAGCCACTTCGGGAAGAAGCCCTCGACGCTTCTGGCGAGAGGAAGGTACTGGTAGGCACCCTCCAAACTGAAGAGGAACGAGCTCGTTTATTGCAATTCCTGAGCGAAAATCAGGATGTGTTCGCATGGTCACACAAGGATATGCCTGGGATCGACCCGGGTGTCGCATGTCACAAGTTAAATATAGACCCAAGCTTCAAGCCCTACAGGCAGCGTCAACGACGTTTCGCCCCCGAGAGGAATAAGATTATCAGTGACGAGATTGACCGCCTCCTTGAGGTAGGCTTTATACGTGAAGTGTGGTGCCCAACTTGGGTCTCAAACGTGGTGGTAGTAAGAAAGAAGAATGGAAAATGGCGAGTGTGTGTAGATTATTCGAATCTAAATAAGGCATGCCCTAAAGATTGTTATCCGCTCCCCAAGATTGACCAACTCGTGAACGCGACTGCCGGGTGTGAGCGTCTATCTTTCTTGGATGCATATTCCGGTTATAACCAGATACCTATGGCCcctgaagatcaagagaaaacaGCGTTCATTTCAGAACATGGCCTGTATTGCTATACAGTCATGCCGTTCGGCCTCACCAACGCCGGTGCGACCTATCAGAGGCTCGTCAATCGAATGTTCAAAGATTTACTTGGGAAAACCATGGAAGTTTACATCGATGATATGGTGGTTAAAAGAAAGCATCGGAAGAATCACATAGAGCATTTACGGGAAGCATTCGAGATACTAAGGCAGTATGGCATGAGGCTCAACCCGACCAAATGCGGGTTTGGGGTATCATCAGGACAGTTTTTGGGACATCTTGTGAGTAAAAGGGGGATTGAGCCGAACCCAGAGAAGGTCGAAGCCATCGTGCAAATGCGCGACCCAGAGACGAAAGAGGATATACAAGTGTTAACCGGTCGTATCGCCGCATTGAGTCGCTTTATTTCTCTGCTAACGGGCCGATGTAAACCCTTCTTCCGTGCATTAAAAATAAGCAAGCCAACTTTTGGGGACCAAAGCAGTCAGAAGCGTTGGCTAAATTGAAAAAATACCTATCTGGCAGACAGTTTCTCTCTGTGCCCCGCGATGGAGAGCCCCTCTGCGTTTACTTGGCAATATCAGATGTGGCAACAAGCGCCGCTTTGTTCAGGGAAGAGGGATATCGGCAAGAACCCATAGCCTATACGAGCCGTAGCCTCCTGGATGCCGAAACAAGGTACTCCTCGTCCGAAAAAGTAATCCTCGCCCTGGTTACGGCAAAAAGGAAGTTGCGACAATACTTCGAGGGGCATAGCATCACAGTATACACCAATTTGCCGATTCGTGCCATCCTGTCAAAACCAGACACATCCGGAAGAATGGCCAAATGGGCAATCGAGCTAAGTGAATTCAACATTACATATAAGCCAAGGTCGGCGCTCAAGGGTCAGGCGTTAGCAGATTTCTTGGTTGAGGGTCACTTCCCAGCATCGATCCCTGAGATCTCGTGGCAGGACCCATTTTGGGAGATGCACGTCGACAGTGCATCCAATTTCTCAAGAGCAGGGGCAGGCATTTTACTTCAAAGTTCAGAGGATGTCTAGATCGAGTGCGCGGTTCATCTCAATTTTCCGGCATCAAACAACGTGGCTGAATATGAAGCTTTGGTAACGGGCTTAACCCTGGCAAAGAAGTTGCAAATCCGACGCTTGCAGGTATATTCTGACTCACAACTAGTTGTCAACTTGTCTAATGACAACTACGCCGCCAAGGACAGACGTATGTCCAGTTACCAAGACTTGGTTCGAGATTTGATGCGCGGATTCGAGCAACTTTCACTGGTCAAAGTACCTCGTGAGAAGAATTCCCGTGCGGATGAGCTGGCTAAGGCCGCTTCAGGTTGCATGGAGGTCATCAACATCATTAAGATCGAGGTGCTCGAAGGACCAAGCATTGAAGGGAACAAGCCGCGACGACAAGTCATGGCAGTCGACTCAGTTCCGAACGACTGGAGAGGTCAAATTGTGAATTACCTTGAATTTGGCGTACAACCAGACGATCCAATTGAGGCCAGAAAACTCAGGATGAAGGCTGTGCGGTACCTAGTTATCGAGGATGAACTTTTTAAACGCTCATTTTCCGGACCCCACCTTCGATGCCTGGGACCTTCTCAGGCAAGACTCGTCCTTGAAGAAATTCACGAAGGGTCATGCGGGGCACACCTCGACGGCAGGACCCTTGCTCATAAGATACTCTCTCAAGGATACTATTGGCCATATCTCTCGCGGGAGGCCGAACAATATGCTAAGAAATGCAAGCAATGCCAACGGCACGCTCCAGTAAGCCATTCGCCTGCCGAAGAGCTTCATGCATTATCCGGCCCATGGCCTTTCGCCAGATGGGGCATGGATATAGTCGGCCCCTTACCAACGGCACCAGGAGGACTCAAGTACGTGCTACTTGCTACTGACTATCACACGAAATGGGTCGAAGCAGATTCATATGCCACGATAACGGGAGAGACCGTGGCAACATTCACATGGAGAAACATTATATGTCGATTCGGTATCCCGCGGTATATTATATGCGACAACGGAACACAATTCAATAACCAGAAGTTTAGAGCTTTCTGTAACCGACATGGGATCACGTTGCGTTTTTCCTCACGGAGTTACCCACAGGGTAACGGTCAAGCCGAAATAACAAATCGTACTATTTTCGACGGAGTCAAGCGGCGATTGGAGCGTAAACGAGGCAAATGGAGTGAGGAGTTGCAACATGTTCTTTGGGCCTATCGCACCACACGTCGGAAGCCAACCGATGAAACTCCGTATGCCTTGAATTATGGTATGGAGGCTGTCATCCCTACTGAAATCATTCTCCCTACAGTCAGAACTCTTACCGTTGAAAAGGGAGATAACGAGGAGCAAATAGCAAGGCACGTGGATCTCCTCGATGAAAGGCGAGAAGTCGCCGCCATTCACCTTGCCAATTATCAGAATCAAGTGGCAAGATATTTCAAAGGTGTCCGGCCGCGCGCGTTCCGGGTGGGAGAATTTGTTCTGAAAAGGGTGGTCGAGGATATCAAAGACCACGGCGCGGGAAAATTCAAACCTGTTTGGGAAGGGCCTTACGAGATAACTGAAGTCTACAGCAAGGGGGCATACCGACTCCGGAATATAGACACTGGACGTGCACTACCCCGCCCGTGGAATGCTATCTATTTGAAAAAATATTACAGTTAAGAGGTGCCACGGATGGGGTGGTGACACGGGTAACGTTGTttccttcctttattttttgtaTTCCACACGTTGTTCTCGATTTTTTTGTCCTGCTGTATTCGAACTACGTTTTATGGCCGTTGGCCGGGATAATGCGATGTTGTTTGTTTCCACTTGTGTGCTCCCTGTGCCTCACTCCTCGCcgcgggcgggggtgggatgatggaccacaccctcgctgtgggcgggggtgggatggcgtacCTCACTCCTCGCCGCGGGCGGGGGtaggatgatggaccacaccctcgccgtgggcgggggtgggatggcgtgcctcactcCTTGCcgggggcgggggcgggggtgggatgatggaccacaccctcgctgtGCGCGGGGTGGGATGGCGTACCTCACTCCTCACcgtgggcgggggtgggatggcgtgcctcactcCTCGCcgggggcgggggtgggatgatggaccacaccctcgctgtgcgcgggggtgggatggcgtgcctcactcCTCGTcgtgggcgggggtgggatgatggaccacaccctcgccgtgggcgggggtgggatggcgtgcctcactcCTCGCcgtgggcgggggtgggatggcgtgcctcactcCTCGCcgcgggcgggggtgggatgatggaacACACCCTCGCcgtgggcgggggtgggatgatggaacACACCCTCGCcgtgggcgggggtgggatggcgtgcctcactcCTCGCcgtgggcgggggtgggatggcgtgcctcactcCTCGCtgcgggcgggggtgggatgatggaccacaccctcgccgtgggcgggggtgggatggcgtgcctcacccctcgccgtgggcgggggtgggatgatggaccacaccctcgctacacgcgggggtgggatggcgtgacGAATTTTGCCTATGCAGGATATGGCGGTTACACAATCGGTTCTATATATAGCGAGCGAGGGTCATCCTCAGATGTTGCTCAGACGCAATGCAAGACAGATAGATCCTCCATTCCGGTTTGGTTTCgattcttttattgttttgctCGGCTCCCTATCTCAAATACTTtacgtttgttttgtttttctttctgagCGTCTGCGCGCACAGCTAAGAAAAACAAGGGGGGATAATCGGAGAATGGAATACGGAGTATGTATCAAAGCCATGATTGTCGATGCTGAGAAGATTTCGAGGCGATCCCGTCAAAATAGGCCCCGATTTCAAGGCCACCTCGCCGAAAATTCGAGGGCACCTAGCCGAAATAGGCCCCGATTTCGAAGACACCTCGCCGAAATAGGCCCCGATTTCGAGGCCACCTCACCGAAATAGACCCCGATTTCGAGGCGACCTTGCCGAAATAGGACCCGATTTCGAGGCGACCTCTCCGAAATAGGCGACCCCGTCGAAATAGGCCCCGATTTCGAGGCCACCTCGTCGAAATAGACCCCGATTTCGAGGCCACCTCGCCGAAAATTCGAGGACACCTCGCCGAAATAGGCCCCGATTTCGAGGCGACCTCGTCGAAATAGACTCCTATTTCGAGGCGACCTCGTCGACATAGACTCCTATTCCGAGGCGACCTCGTCGAAATAGACCCCTATTTCGAGGCAACCTCGTCGAAATAGACCCTGATTTCGAGGCGACCTCGCCGAAATAGACCCCGATTTTGAGGCGACCTCGCCGAAATAGACCCCTATTTCGAGGCGACCTCGTCTACATAGACTCCTATTTCGAGGCGACCTCGTCGAAATAGGCCCTGATTTCGAGGTAACCTCGTCGAAATAGGCCCCGATTTTGAGGCGACCTCGTCGAAATAGGCCCCAATTTCGAGGCCGAAATAGACTCCGATTTCTGGGCATCATCGCTGAAATAGACGCCGATTTCGGGGTGCATAGGAGAGTCGATTTCGAGACACCCTCGTCGAAATAGACTTTGATTTCGAGGCACCCTCGCCAAAATAGACTTCGATTTCGAGGCACCCTCTTTGAAATAGACTTCGATTTCGAGGCACCCTTGTCGAAATGGACCCCAACATCCAGGCACCCTTATCGAAATGGACGCCGACGTCGAGACGCCTTTGCCTTCATCATAGTAGACGCCTACGCCGAAGTCGAGACACCCTTGCCTTCATCAAAGTGGACTCCTACGCCGACCCGAGGTTGACGCCCTCAACGTCAAGGCGCCCTCGTCGAAGTGAACACCGATATAGAGATTGGCACTAAAGACATTGAGAAAGATGTCAGCGACATCGAGATCGAGACGCTAACGTCGAGGTCGACACCGACATCGAGGTCGAGGTCGGCGCTGAAGTGAGGTTATTGAGAAAAATACCTACTCCGACGACGAGACGCCGACGTCGAGGTTGACACCAAGGGCCGACGACGAGACGCCAACGTAGAAGTCGACACTGAGGTTATTGCGAAAGACGTCGCCGACGTCGAGGTTGACACCGAGGTTATTGAGAAAAACGTCGCCAACGTCGAGGTTGACACCGATGTCGAGGTTAGCGCCGAGGTTATTGAGAACGACATCATCGACGTCGAGGCTGGCATCGTAGTTATTGAGAAGGATGTCACCGAAGTCGAGGCTGGTGTCGAGGTTATTGAGGAAAAGTCACCACCGTCGAGGTTGACGCCGCAGACATTAAAGAAGACGTCATCAACGCCTACGTCGACATCGTGGTCATTGTGAAGGAGACGTCATGACGTCGAGGCCGACGTCACAGAATGTTAGGTGACTACGAAGGGAAAAGAGGAAGAGTTTCACAGTATGGTACCTCAGGCTCGGAGTCTGGTTTGAGCTGCGCTGGGGGCACGACTTAGGAACGAGGTAGCTCAACGGGGGTACCGAGCGCAAGCGGGACTAGAAACTAGGCTTTGGTGCTGTGGGCGAGGCACCAGAGACTCCACAAGCAGACGAGTCCACGACGCAAAGACCCGACACTAGAATGGCTACATGACAAAGGCAGATTTGAGTCCTGATTTGGGCAAGTCAGCGTCGGCGTCATTGACTAGATGAGATGCTGACTCTAAACAAGGAACGAGGATCTTCTTATACGGGCATCTACATTTTCAGCACGAGGATGGATCAACACGAGGAAGGCCTGGATGAAATTCAAAGAGGGGTGCTCAAAGAGAAATATAAAGATGTGGAGCCCATAGAGAAATTTaagctttggaaattttctcttgggatgaattcccaaggagaaaatttgggggcattgtgggggtggtcaattAATTTGACCATGCAATCAAAGCAATTAAAGAGAAGTAATGGCAGCAATAAATGCAACAATTGATGTTGCTGTAAATATGACGATAAATGCGGCATTCAGTATGGcaatcatggccgccaataagtgACGGTTATTGCAGAAATAAATATGGCTTTGATGACGGAGTGCCGCTCAAGTCGCTGCGACTTgctgtgcaagtttacttgcagcccacgcCGAGGTACACCTATAAATAGGTTGCTCAACATCAAGGTAAGGCATCGAATTCCAATTATCTCTACTCCACAattaagaaacgtactgacttaggcatcggagggttttctgcaggcaCCCCCCCTttctcctcgagccgacggtcaaactccagatcaacgctcgagggaagcttctcgattgtccccaggtcagctcccgctccagtccgcattaattgttaggtcaaactcctctacggaatttttcacctccaacaatcTCCGGGTTATGTCGTCGGAGGTGGTGGTCAGGTGCTGCTGCAGGAGACGACCTGATGTCGTGGTTGGGTGCTGCTACTGTGGTCTGGGTCTGGGTTCGGGTTCGTAGCCTCGTCTTTTCCGGCGTCATTGACCTGTGCGGTCGTGCAGTGCCGAGCAGGTTGACGGGGGTGCTGCGCTCCAAGGCAGGGCGCCGGTGAAAGGGATCAAAGCACGggtctgggtgcccagagcaatttttTTGGGCTTGGGACTGGTAGGCCCTTTGTGGGATGATGCTCTTAGGCCCACCCATTTGTGGGCCCGTATTTGGGACCCTGGTGGGCTTTTGTATTACAACAAGGGATCCGGGTAATGAAAATGTTCGGGTTCGGGTTCAGGTTTTCTTGTTCTGGGGAAGCCCCCTTTGCGTAGGCTGTAGGGTGGTCATGGAAGCTTatgaataaattagggtttgcACTTGACTGGCTCGATTCACTCCCTAGTAGTGTCAGGTTACTTGGGTACTTTAATTTCATCTATGTCCAAGGCGTCCTTACTTAGGGTTCTAGGTTTTCTAGGTGTCTAGGCAGTAGCTTGAATCTAACGAGCCCTTTATGGGTGGGTTACTGTGTATTGTATGTCTCTATACTTCTTTAATGGATTGACccatgttcaaaaaaaaaaaaaaactaaactaaactaaactaaacttaATATGTGATCAATTTTACTGATATGTCAGCTAAGACATATCTTTGACTTTCGGTAAATATAATTTTTGATCCGTTACAGCTGTCTTCTCCCATATATTCAGTTCAacgcttttttttttatctgcatTACAATTTACCTTCACCAGAAACTCTTCTCGATAAGAGAGATCTAAGGAATGCAAAATGATTTTATACAAGAAAGGACCTGAGACTTCAATTTAAAGTCTATGTATTCTACGTTATGGTAAATTGGTAATCAATAGGTGGAGTAGGCAACaaatttccttttgttttctcaCTAGTCTCACTTTAGTGGTCCCCATTAGAAGGGCTCCCTtattggattcaaatttgctcaccaccaatactttggtagtgataccaccactcaatatgaaactgtcatgtgttataaaacataattatagttaatcatgatATTTTATTGAACAAATAAATTTgaagtattaaattaattctatATGACATGGCAAGTTTTAATTGAGTGGTGAtttcaccacaaaataaaaatggtgagcaaatttgaatcctccCTTCTTGCAtagctgtcaaattttggtatTTGTAGAGATTAATAGTACTACTCTCATTCTCCTATTGACTTTATATCTGTTATAAATGTCTGCCTTTTATCTTGTTATTAaataaccttttttttcttttggtgtttCATATATTGTTGCTGGTTTTAGTATAGTTGTATCCTCCAATATATCCAAGTTGTGGTGCTGCCAATTCTATTTGGATGATGTTGAAACAAGTTCGAAAGCTTCATGTGTGCTGCTTCTATACATTGGAGAGAAATTGGATGTTACATATAAAGTAATCGATCATCTTTGTACTGAGATAGGGTTGGACGATTTCTAAAGCACCAGCTtcattaattttcaattgttgtGAATTTGCTTCAAAAGGAGACAAAGTAAAGTTTGTCAAAATAACATTAGAAATCATTGATTGATGGATTAGATTTATAAACAAGTAAACCAAAAGCCCCAAACTAACTTTGTAGCCATTTTGCTAAATCCTGCAAAATTGGCACCGGAGTAGATTGGGGCACATTGTGGCCGGTCATACCCCTCTTGTGGATTCTGATGCCTCCATTGGATATCTAACTGGTTACAGTTTGGAGTTTGGAGCTGAatgtttttaaataaaaattggCAAAGGACTTGTCGTTCAAAGATCAGGAATGCTGGATTATATAAAAGCATGTTTGGAAGAATGATAAGTTCTTTTGAAAATTGGTTAATGACTATTTAAGTGGTTTCAATTTGCATAGCTCATGTCCTGAATAAGAATATGCTTCAGATCACCTGCTAGCGAGCAGGTTATGGATACCTCTTTTGCTTGAACTAAAGACAATCCTTTAGAGGCAAAGCATATTGGTTCTATCTTTATAAAGGTTTCAAGTTTGGAATAACACCTTTAATCTCCCCTTTATAAACAGAAAGCCCATTTTGATTCTAACACAACAAAGCCATACTAATTCTTGTAACCCGTCATCAAATTCTCAGCAACTTAAATTCGGTGGTCCAGCTTATTTTCATGGCTAGTCTTAACTTCAATGACCAAGACGGTAAGAAGCTCTCTCTatctgtgtttgtgtttgtgctTGCGTTGAAAGCAGTAGCTAATGTTACTTGCAGGTGTTTTGAGATCGATTAGGGATGCTCCGCCAACTCATTACACACTAAAAATAGAGTCACTTTCGATGCTGACCAAAAATTCATTGGAGAAATATGAATCAGGGGAATTCGAAGCTGGAGGATACAAATGGTATAATTCTGTTTCTCTTTAGCTAATCACAAAGATCTAACACCTGTGTATATTTTCATAAACTTTTCCATTTTTGCTGCAGGAAACTTGTTTTCTATCCAAATGGAAACAAGAGCAAGAATGTTAAAGACCACATTTCTCTCTACCTGGTAATGGCGGGAGCAAATACTTCCCAGATTCACTGTGGTGTACATGCTGTTTTCCGGTTGTTTTTGCTTGATCAGAATACCAGCAACTACCTCGTTTTTCAGGGTACAATTTCTTTCATTTCACTCTTATAGACCCCAGCAGGGGATGTACAAATTAGCAGTTCTCATTTTCTGACGGTCATGTGCATTGCTTAGAACAAAAGGAGAGGCGCTTTCATGCAATGAAGCTTGATTGGGGTTTCGATCAGTTTCTCTCCCTCAAAGACTTTTTTGAAGCTTCCAATGGATTTCTCATGGATGATACCTGTGTGTTTGGGGCAGAGGTCTTTGTTTCTA belongs to Rosa chinensis cultivar Old Blush chromosome 4, RchiOBHm-V2, whole genome shotgun sequence and includes:
- the LOC112198114 gene encoding probable inactive serine/threonine-protein kinase fnkC, translating into MASLNFNDQDGVLRSIRDAPPTHYTLKIESLSMLTKNSLEKYESGEFEAGGYKWKLVFYPNGNKSKNVKDHISLYLVMAGANTSQIHCGVHAVFRLFLLDQNTSNYLVFQEQKERRFHAMKLDWGFDQFLSLKDFFEASNGFLMDDTCVFGAEVFVSKERSTGKGECLSMVKDAVMYKHVWKIDSFSKINTDCHDSKTFSSGDQKWKIQLYPKGKGIGTGSHLSLYLALADPTSLPRDTKIYTEFTLRILEQTHQRHQHGKASFWFSASDPERGWQKFITLGFVSQTTMGFLLKDTCIVEAEVTVHGISNAL
- the LOC112199524 gene encoding uncharacterized protein LOC112199524, with product MRHVNCDPQFAAIAFREELLLGTPLYENLLRDPPKDMDNVITRVEGEIRIERAKEAREARYTSVVASGDERRQNRGNHPGVRTDNRHHYEIKPRTRPPKEWFTLSPAAIFRKHQHEGLFTKPPPQPESRDAFERTKYCPLHEAFGHGLSKCEALRPAISELMKAGKLREYQSNSHADGERAANKVESRIPAKGTELIIREILAIHGAPYTAVEEEVRLRSETRQAEKIRRVCQITDSPLVGQNLAPTSVISFSAADTVGIQFPNRDALVVSTQIADALVRRIMVDTGSSADVIFWEAFEQLGLDKTLIHPSRAPLTAFEGSEVWPIGEISLPVTTEGKTVEVDFVIVKRPSAYNAILGRDWLHRMGAEASTRCQVLKFISDDGQQVISVRGDQLLSKKLYAMEIKRSSPPKKGEEDPSA